A stretch of the Porifericola rhodea genome encodes the following:
- the thiS gene encoding sulfur carrier protein ThiS has product MELLVNNKPYVFDSTVTLSRVLQEVQMLRPTGIAIAVNDEVVPKTKWDAHPLRDRDRIIIIQATQGG; this is encoded by the coding sequence ATGGAATTATTGGTCAACAATAAACCCTATGTGTTTGATTCTACAGTTACGCTAAGCCGTGTGCTTCAGGAGGTACAAATGCTACGCCCAACGGGCATTGCCATAGCTGTAAACGATGAAGTAGTTCCCAAAACTAAATGGGATGCCCACCCGCTACGCGATCGTGACCGTATCATAATTATTCAGGCCACTCAGGGAGGTTGA
- the thiC gene encoding phosphomethylpyrimidine synthase ThiC has product MKTDKIPSAEVISRDPFPASRKIYVKGKLHDIEVPMREITLEDTTHKLTGIVEKNPAVTVYDTSGPYTDPNVEIDVRKGLNKLRKPWIEGRNDVEQLPGLSSAYGTERLNDSSLDSLRFAHLKNPLKAKSGANVSQMHYAKKGIITPEMEFIAIRENQRIEEIKELGHQHPGQSFGANTPKNLITPEFVRDEVARGRAVIPANINHPESEPMIIGRNFLVKINANIGNSAVTSSIEEEVEKAVWACRWGADTIMDLSTGKNIHETREWILRNSPVPIGTVPIYQALEKVGGKAEELNWEIFRDTLIEQAEQGVDYFTIHAGVRLHYVPMTARRVTGIVSRGGSIMAKWCLAHHQESFLYTHFEEICEIMKAYDVSFSLGDGLRPGSLADANDKAQFAELETLGELTKIAWKHDVQTIIEGPGHVPMHMIKENMDKQLEACGEAPFYTLGPLTTDIAPGYDHITSGIGAAMIGWYGTAMLCYVTPKEHLGLPNKKDVKDGVITYKIAAHAADLAKGHPGAQYRDNALSKARFEFRWADQFNLSLDPDTAKEFHDETLPADGAKVAHFCSMCGPQFCSMKITQEVRQYAKENGLDQEDAVDEGLKEKSKEFTEKGSEIYH; this is encoded by the coding sequence ATGAAAACTGACAAAATTCCCAGTGCTGAAGTCATTAGTCGTGACCCTTTTCCTGCTTCCAGAAAAATTTATGTGAAAGGAAAGCTCCATGACATTGAAGTACCTATGCGAGAGATTACGCTGGAAGATACTACCCACAAGCTTACCGGCATTGTAGAGAAGAACCCGGCAGTAACGGTGTATGACACCAGTGGCCCCTATACCGACCCCAACGTAGAAATAGACGTTAGAAAAGGGCTTAACAAACTCAGAAAACCCTGGATAGAAGGCAGAAATGACGTAGAACAACTGCCGGGTCTATCGTCGGCTTATGGTACAGAGCGGCTTAACGACAGTTCATTGGACTCTTTACGCTTTGCCCATCTTAAAAATCCATTAAAGGCTAAGTCTGGTGCGAATGTCAGTCAGATGCACTATGCTAAAAAAGGGATTATCACTCCGGAAATGGAGTTTATAGCCATACGGGAAAATCAACGTATTGAAGAAATCAAAGAGCTGGGGCACCAGCATCCCGGGCAAAGTTTTGGTGCCAATACTCCAAAAAACCTGATTACTCCTGAGTTTGTAAGAGATGAGGTTGCCAGAGGCAGAGCGGTAATTCCTGCGAACATTAACCATCCGGAGAGCGAGCCTATGATCATTGGCCGTAATTTTCTGGTAAAGATCAACGCAAACATTGGTAACTCAGCAGTTACTTCCAGCATAGAAGAAGAAGTAGAAAAAGCAGTTTGGGCCTGCCGCTGGGGAGCAGATACCATTATGGATCTCTCTACCGGAAAAAATATCCACGAAACCAGAGAGTGGATTTTAAGAAACTCGCCAGTACCTATTGGTACGGTACCTATTTATCAGGCTCTGGAAAAGGTAGGAGGAAAAGCAGAAGAGCTTAACTGGGAGATATTCAGGGATACACTGATAGAGCAGGCCGAACAGGGTGTAGATTACTTTACCATACATGCTGGCGTACGCCTCCACTACGTACCTATGACCGCACGCCGTGTAACTGGTATAGTATCGCGAGGTGGCTCCATTATGGCCAAGTGGTGCCTGGCGCATCATCAGGAAAGCTTTCTCTATACCCATTTTGAAGAGATCTGCGAAATTATGAAAGCTTATGATGTATCTTTCTCTTTAGGGGATGGACTACGCCCCGGAAGTCTGGCAGATGCCAATGACAAAGCACAGTTTGCCGAGCTTGAAACTTTAGGTGAGCTGACTAAAATAGCCTGGAAGCATGATGTGCAAACCATTATTGAGGGACCAGGCCACGTACCTATGCATATGATCAAAGAGAATATGGATAAGCAGTTAGAAGCCTGTGGTGAAGCTCCTTTTTATACTTTAGGACCGCTTACTACTGACATTGCTCCCGGCTACGACCATATTACCTCTGGTATAGGAGCAGCCATGATCGGGTGGTACGGTACCGCCATGCTTTGCTACGTTACCCCCAAAGAGCACCTGGGGCTGCCCAACAAAAAAGACGTAAAAGATGGCGTAATTACTTACAAAATTGCCGCACATGCCGCAGATCTTGCCAAAGGTCACCCTGGTGCACAATACCGCGACAATGCGCTAAGCAAAGCTCGTTTTGAATTCCGATGGGCAGATCAGTTTAACCTCTCTCTTGACCCAGATACGGCCAAGGAGTTTCATGATGAAACTCTTCCGGCAGATGGTGCTAAGGTAGCTCACTTCTGCTCTATGTGTGGCCCCCAGTTCTGCTCTATGAAGATTACGCAGGAAGTAAGGCAGTACGCCAAAGAAAATGGGCTGGATCAGGAAGATGCGGTAGACGAAGGACTCAAAGAAAAGTCTAAAGAGTTTACAGAAAAGGGAAGTGAAATTTATCATTAA
- a CDS encoding D-alanyl-D-alanine carboxypeptidase/D-alanyl-D-alanine-endopeptidase: MKLQPLHAFSILFFCVIANACSPRPGVSSRQLKQAVAESPVFETNFTGFALYDTEREEMVYEYQSDKYYTPASNTKIFTLYASLKLLGDSIPALEYQLQGDSLLFTGTGDPTFLHPDIADLDTTYNGQVYHFLKSRKEKLIYVPRPTQDKYFGPGWAWSDYNFYYSPEKSVFPLYGNIVRFNFMEGFNKPLVSPAFFTSYVDGTPDPASPYRVFRNQYDNYFSYAPKPDSLSYDRDVPFIQSDELTVRLLSDTLKRAVQLMKAAQFENNSFPVFTQKLYSLPVDSVYKRMMQSSDNFFAEQLLTLCSSVFRDTLSTDWTIKYVKKHYLNDLPDEPIWVDGSGLSRYNLQTPRSIVSLLQKVDKELGNERIKDIFPAGGESGSIRYWYENPEGGEPFVFAKTGTLSNKSALSGYIFTKSGKKLIFSFLHNNYITSTRPLKQEMEKILQDIYLNY, from the coding sequence ATGAAGTTGCAGCCTCTTCACGCTTTTAGTATTCTGTTTTTTTGTGTGATTGCCAATGCCTGTAGCCCCCGGCCAGGGGTAAGCAGCCGGCAGCTCAAACAGGCGGTAGCGGAGTCTCCGGTATTTGAAACCAATTTTACCGGCTTTGCCCTTTACGATACTGAGCGAGAAGAGATGGTGTATGAGTATCAGTCGGATAAGTACTATACTCCGGCATCTAATACCAAAATCTTCACCCTTTATGCTTCTCTGAAACTATTGGGAGATTCTATTCCGGCTTTAGAATACCAGTTGCAGGGAGATAGTCTGCTGTTTACCGGCACAGGCGACCCTACTTTTCTGCACCCCGATATTGCTGACCTGGATACCACCTATAATGGGCAGGTGTATCATTTTCTGAAAAGCAGAAAGGAGAAACTAATATATGTACCTCGCCCCACGCAAGATAAGTATTTTGGTCCCGGCTGGGCCTGGAGCGACTATAACTTTTACTATTCTCCAGAGAAATCTGTTTTTCCGCTCTATGGTAATATTGTGCGTTTCAACTTTATGGAAGGCTTTAACAAACCACTGGTAAGTCCTGCTTTTTTCACCAGTTATGTGGATGGTACCCCTGATCCCGCTTCACCTTATCGGGTGTTTCGCAACCAATACGATAACTACTTTTCTTATGCGCCCAAGCCCGATAGTTTAAGTTATGACCGTGATGTGCCTTTTATACAGTCGGACGAGCTTACCGTTCGTCTTCTTTCCGATACTTTAAAGAGGGCAGTACAGCTTATGAAAGCAGCACAATTTGAAAACAACAGCTTTCCGGTATTTACGCAGAAATTATATAGCCTTCCGGTAGATAGTGTGTACAAACGTATGATGCAGAGCAGCGATAACTTTTTTGCAGAACAGCTACTTACACTCTGCTCCTCAGTTTTTAGAGATACACTCAGCACTGACTGGACTATTAAATATGTGAAGAAACATTATCTCAACGACTTACCCGATGAGCCTATATGGGTAGATGGCTCTGGCCTTTCGCGTTATAATTTACAGACACCTCGTAGCATTGTTAGCCTCTTACAAAAAGTAGATAAAGAGTTAGGCAATGAGCGTATCAAAGATATATTTCCGGCAGGGGGAGAGAGTGGCTCTATCCGATACTGGTATGAAAACCCGGAAGGCGGTGAACCTTTTGTGTTTGCTAAAACAGGTACACTTAGCAACAAGTCTGCCCTCAGCGGGTATATTTTTACAAAGTCGGGCAAAAAGCTCATATTCAGTTTTTTGCACAACAATTACATTACTTCTACCCGTCCCCTTAAGCAGGAGATGGAAAAAATATTACAGGATATTTACCTGAACTACTAA
- a CDS encoding alanine racemase, protein MKLSEPTLLLDENKCRNNISFMAERARQFGVELQPHFKTHQSRAIGGWIAEEGVKAITVSSLKMAAYFADDGWEEITVAFPVNLLRKDIIKNLSKRIRLNLFVNNLESAEYLDKILKRPIGVFTEIDTGYHRTGIHYQNTEEIAKLLEFFKQSETLEFQGVYAHAGHSYHVQGKEEVSKIHLETVERLNSVKDRFEADFGPILISLGDTPSCSLADDFSKVDIIRPGNYVFYDLVQAQIGSCSTDQIAVCMACPVVGKHEDRVEVVIHGGAVHFSKDFMEENAQQIFGKIVPLHNEGWGEPLTDCYIKSVSQEHGIVHLSPEVLKDIKVGDWLGILPVHSCLTADLMRSYCTLDGYELSCMK, encoded by the coding sequence ATGAAATTATCAGAGCCTACATTATTACTAGACGAAAATAAGTGTAGAAACAATATATCTTTTATGGCAGAAAGAGCACGCCAGTTTGGTGTGGAGTTGCAGCCTCATTTCAAAACGCATCAGTCCAGGGCTATAGGAGGGTGGATTGCCGAAGAAGGAGTAAAAGCAATTACCGTATCTTCCCTAAAGATGGCAGCCTACTTTGCGGATGATGGCTGGGAGGAAATTACGGTTGCTTTTCCGGTTAACCTGCTCAGAAAAGATATTATTAAAAACCTATCCAAGCGTATTCGCCTTAATCTTTTTGTCAATAATCTGGAGTCCGCAGAGTACCTGGACAAAATTCTGAAGAGACCTATAGGCGTGTTTACTGAGATAGATACGGGTTACCATCGTACGGGTATTCATTATCAGAATACCGAAGAGATAGCCAAGTTGTTGGAGTTTTTCAAGCAGTCAGAGACACTGGAGTTTCAGGGTGTATATGCGCATGCCGGGCATAGCTATCATGTTCAGGGTAAAGAAGAGGTAAGCAAAATCCATCTGGAGACTGTGGAGCGTTTAAATAGTGTAAAAGATCGTTTTGAGGCAGATTTTGGACCTATTCTGATAAGCCTGGGAGATACCCCAAGCTGTAGCCTGGCAGATGATTTTTCAAAGGTAGATATCATCCGGCCTGGCAATTATGTGTTTTACGATCTGGTACAGGCACAGATAGGCTCGTGCAGCACCGATCAGATAGCAGTATGCATGGCTTGTCCGGTAGTGGGTAAACACGAAGATAGGGTAGAGGTAGTAATCCACGGAGGCGCAGTGCATTTTTCTAAAGACTTTATGGAAGAAAACGCTCAGCAGATATTTGGTAAAATTGTACCCTTACATAACGAAGGTTGGGGAGAACCATTAACAGACTGCTACATTAAGTCTGTTTCTCAGGAGCATGGTATTGTTCATTTGAGTCCGGAAGTTTTAAAAGATATTAAAGTAGGTGATTGGTTAGGTATATTACCGGTGCACTCCTGCCTTACTGCGGACCTTATGCGTAGCTACTGCACGCTGGACGGGTACGAGCTTTCCTGCATGAAATAA
- a CDS encoding thiamine phosphate synthase, whose translation MILRVISHPEFFEGESEIINLLFEAGMQYFHLRKPGLSTAQVQAFIAKLPEGYHAKIIVHGSPDLQVCSTLGGLHIPEWERKRTRVEQIEESIKQLKKAQKLVGTSVHQLSHMADLHPTYDYLMLSPLFSSISKPDYRSDENWEIQDYAYRDKLVGLGGIDTDKIGAAAQLGFRQVAVLGAIWEEPQKALEKFKQLKSVCESAALTY comes from the coding sequence ATGATACTCAGAGTAATTTCTCATCCTGAATTTTTTGAGGGTGAAAGTGAGATAATTAATCTTCTTTTTGAGGCAGGCATGCAATACTTTCATCTGCGCAAGCCTGGTTTATCTACCGCTCAGGTACAGGCTTTTATTGCTAAGCTACCCGAAGGGTATCATGCTAAAATTATTGTACACGGTTCACCGGATTTACAAGTATGCAGCACGCTGGGTGGCTTACACATTCCGGAGTGGGAGCGCAAAAGGACGCGTGTAGAGCAAATAGAAGAGAGCATTAAACAATTAAAAAAAGCACAAAAGCTGGTTGGCACTTCGGTACATCAGCTAAGCCATATGGCAGATCTGCATCCCACATATGATTACCTTATGCTTAGTCCGCTGTTTAGCAGTATCTCAAAGCCGGACTACCGTTCTGACGAAAACTGGGAGATTCAAGACTATGCCTACAGAGACAAACTGGTAGGCCTGGGTGGAATAGATACCGATAAGATAGGCGCAGCTGCGCAACTGGGCTTCAGGCAGGTAGCTGTACTCGGAGCCATTTGGGAGGAGCCTCAAAAAGCCTTAGAAAAATTTAAACAACTAAAGTCAGTATGCGAAAGCGCCGCCCTTACGTACTAA
- a CDS encoding hydroxymethylpyrimidine/phosphomethylpyrimidine kinase, which translates to MRKRRPYVLSIAGFDPSGGAGLLADSKTFEALEVTGLGVCSAITVQHESAFKNCQWVLLDTIKEQVDILFQQYPIRHCKIGLVESWDILQQLVSLLKQHQPDIRITLDPVLKASAGYNFHEDKQANTLHNLLEELYLLTPNTEEALRLQAEATAYEAAEFLSEHCYVLLKGGHNAEEPGVDHLYVSGIQVATLHASNSQVYPKHGSGCVLSSAITAYLALGFALPEACRRAKSYTESFLSSSKGLLGHHVPMTLT; encoded by the coding sequence ATGCGAAAGCGCCGCCCTTACGTACTAAGTATCGCTGGCTTTGACCCCAGTGGAGGAGCAGGATTGCTGGCCGATAGTAAAACCTTTGAAGCATTAGAGGTGACGGGCCTAGGCGTATGCAGTGCTATTACGGTGCAACACGAAAGTGCATTTAAAAACTGTCAGTGGGTTCTATTAGACACTATTAAAGAGCAGGTAGATATACTTTTCCAGCAATACCCCATCCGGCATTGTAAAATCGGATTGGTAGAAAGTTGGGATATTTTACAGCAACTGGTAAGTCTGCTCAAGCAGCACCAGCCAGACATACGCATTACGCTTGACCCGGTTTTGAAAGCCTCTGCCGGTTATAATTTTCATGAAGATAAACAGGCTAATACCCTGCATAACCTTCTGGAAGAGCTATATCTGCTTACTCCGAATACAGAAGAAGCACTACGTTTGCAAGCCGAAGCCACAGCCTACGAAGCAGCAGAATTTCTGTCTGAACACTGCTATGTCCTTTTAAAAGGAGGGCACAATGCAGAAGAGCCGGGAGTAGATCATTTATATGTCTCAGGCATCCAGGTAGCTACCTTGCACGCCAGCAACAGTCAGGTATACCCAAAGCATGGTTCAGGCTGCGTGCTTTCTTCTGCGATAACGGCTTATCTGGCACTAGGCTTTGCATTGCCTGAAGCTTGCCGAAGAGCTAAATCTTATACTGAGAGCTTTTTGAGCAGTAGCAAAGGGCTTTTAGGACATCACGTACCAATGACACTAACATGA
- a CDS encoding alkaline phosphatase family protein, producing MMNRFLNLCLLLCLALNTYAQKERPSSHVVLISVDGFRPEFYQEEKWPAPNLKQMAEKGVSASGVRGVFPSVTYPSHTTIITGAKPLDHGVYYNSPFEPEGQTGRWYWESELIQVPTLWDAVRDAGLISASFIWPVSVGAPVDYNIPEVWSLEKGYGGIQSIRDHQQPKGFLEEMEKEVLGQVNERTFNGDYLNREDRSGEMAAYVLETYKPNLITLHLIAADHFQHEEGRDGEKVYLAIGAIDRAIGKIKEAAERAGILDKTTFIITGDHGFVDIHAALAPNVWLAEAGLLEDKDDRGNWKAAFHTSGASAFLHLKNPDDNKTAKQVKQILQNLPQNYRKLFRVVEREELDQVGSDPNAVLALAPMPGIAMSSSASGEALRKAKGGTHGFYPDFKEIETGLVAWGAGIEEAKQLTTIGLEDIAPIVSHLLLLDFKPKAGVLYPGIVKEQ from the coding sequence ATGATGAACAGATTCTTAAACCTATGCTTGCTCTTATGCCTTGCACTCAATACTTATGCTCAAAAAGAGCGTCCCTCTTCCCACGTAGTACTTATTTCGGTAGATGGGTTTCGTCCTGAGTTTTATCAGGAAGAAAAATGGCCTGCGCCTAACCTCAAGCAGATGGCCGAAAAAGGAGTTTCAGCCTCTGGGGTACGTGGGGTTTTTCCCTCAGTCACTTACCCTTCTCACACTACCATTATCACCGGAGCTAAACCTCTGGACCACGGTGTTTATTACAATTCGCCTTTTGAGCCTGAGGGCCAGACGGGCAGGTGGTACTGGGAGAGTGAACTAATTCAGGTGCCCACCCTATGGGATGCTGTACGCGATGCCGGCCTTATAAGTGCCAGCTTCATCTGGCCGGTATCTGTAGGGGCTCCCGTAGACTACAACATTCCTGAGGTGTGGTCATTAGAAAAAGGCTATGGGGGTATACAATCTATCCGTGATCATCAGCAACCCAAAGGCTTTTTAGAAGAAATGGAAAAAGAGGTTCTGGGTCAGGTAAATGAGCGTACTTTTAATGGAGACTACCTTAACCGAGAAGATAGAAGTGGCGAAATGGCGGCCTACGTGCTGGAAACCTATAAGCCTAACCTGATTACTCTGCACCTGATTGCTGCTGACCATTTTCAGCATGAAGAGGGTCGTGATGGGGAAAAAGTATATCTCGCCATTGGTGCTATAGACCGTGCCATTGGTAAAATTAAAGAAGCCGCCGAAAGAGCTGGCATACTGGATAAAACCACTTTTATCATTACCGGAGATCATGGTTTTGTAGACATACACGCGGCACTGGCACCCAACGTATGGTTGGCAGAGGCCGGGCTACTGGAAGACAAAGATGACCGGGGCAACTGGAAAGCGGCCTTTCATACTTCTGGAGCCTCTGCATTTTTACACCTGAAAAACCCAGACGACAACAAAACGGCCAAGCAGGTAAAACAAATATTGCAAAACCTACCTCAAAATTACCGTAAGCTTTTCCGTGTAGTAGAGCGAGAAGAGTTGGATCAGGTAGGATCTGACCCAAATGCTGTTTTAGCCCTTGCTCCAATGCCTGGTATTGCTATGTCCTCCTCTGCTTCGGGTGAGGCTCTTAGAAAAGCAAAAGGTGGCACCCATGGATTTTATCCAGACTTTAAAGAGATAGAAACAGGTCTGGTAGCCTGGGGTGCAGGCATAGAAGAAGCAAAGCAGCTTACTACCATTGGCCTGGAGGATATCGCCCCTATCGTATCCCACCTGCTTCTGCTGGATTTTAAGCCTAAAGCTGGCGTACTTTACCCTGGTATTGTTAAAGAGCAATAA
- a CDS encoding TonB-dependent receptor: protein MRKAYFLSLLLCCITTLYTHTFAQSTDASVTGIVRSMDDGELPGATVMIRNESTGFETGTVTNVNGKYNVQQLPLGGPYTISASFVGFGEIQKKGFHINQGDQLVIDFSLSQASTELEEIVISDQDLRSRIQREGNALAINAERIENLPIEGRNFTGLTSLSPLQGGGSINLGGQRRTSTNVTLDGVNARNQLTAGEIGRGPYTVSIEAIREFEVATNVYDVTQGRQAGGSLNAVTKSGTNKLEGSAFVYHRNDALSSQVDIRGNERDQDFYNYQWGFSLGGPIVKDKVHYFVTFDRQDAGEPVFIADINNENDESRLGIRQDTLQKFINIARQKYGVADEQQVGEFSRKTIANTIFARIDWQLNNKHKLTLRNNYTNWENPLSIFDNADIELAESVGSFESNENSLLLSLRSNLKPTLTNELKLQYQRAERAFGPNPQLPFSNIPRAIVNVTSPFPTEDNPDATRTREVQIGGQRYSPETNLEHQFQLVNTTYLQAGKFNFTFGTDNMITYLETLLSNEQNGRFFFSSLEDFDNLNPFRYAREVPLQGLPIVKQTVLDMSLFGQVEYDITPNLNAMFGLRYDVTAFLDDAAYNPTLDNELGIRTDNKIVDWNNIQPRFQATWDVQGSGNNFIKLGGGIFSAQPHYYAQVNNIQNSGVLLGAVDVSGDQVPEPDFVGYRENPDTAPGIPEGADVISTINAVSDDFEVPSTFKANLSYTHLFSDRFSMTINGLISHTWNNYVYQERNLVDEPYFRIEEEANRGVYVPAYTIDERGRNNWLDSRKSTNLGRVLELNSDGKMEQMALVLELNYRIGKDGSLQTSYTWNRAKDNSSYNCCVANTSTFLPVKDDPRALNWGFADSHFDNKLVVNFLSPSFYGFSLGATVVGTGGTRYSFLVSGSGSSLNGDFNLRNDLAYVYDPNDPATPENIREGILSILNDEQISESTKDYLKDNFGRIADRNAGVNPFFATMDLRLIKKVTLVDNHSLEFTADMFNFTNFLNEKWGANNELGSSQNLLQIQGFDQTTQTYQYDVQSGVGTKPINGTPWRLQLGVRYSF, encoded by the coding sequence ATGAGAAAAGCTTACTTTTTATCCCTCCTATTGTGTTGTATTACAACACTTTACACTCATACTTTTGCACAGTCTACCGATGCTTCGGTTACCGGAATTGTCCGCTCTATGGACGATGGTGAGCTACCCGGAGCCACCGTAATGATACGCAACGAATCTACCGGATTTGAGACCGGTACTGTAACCAATGTCAATGGAAAATATAATGTACAACAGCTACCTTTGGGTGGGCCATACACCATTTCAGCATCTTTTGTAGGATTTGGCGAAATTCAGAAAAAAGGTTTTCACATCAACCAGGGTGACCAGCTGGTAATTGATTTTTCTCTGAGCCAGGCTTCTACCGAACTGGAAGAGATTGTGATCAGCGATCAGGACCTACGCTCACGTATACAGCGCGAAGGTAATGCTCTGGCCATAAATGCCGAACGTATAGAGAACCTACCTATTGAAGGACGAAACTTTACCGGGCTTACCAGCCTGTCTCCGCTACAAGGAGGGGGAAGCATCAACCTGGGCGGTCAGCGCCGCACCTCTACTAATGTAACGCTGGATGGTGTAAACGCAAGAAACCAGCTTACTGCCGGAGAGATCGGAAGAGGTCCCTACACAGTATCTATTGAGGCGATCCGTGAATTTGAAGTAGCTACCAATGTGTATGACGTTACTCAGGGCCGCCAGGCAGGGGGTTCTTTAAATGCAGTAACTAAATCAGGAACTAACAAATTAGAAGGTAGCGCCTTTGTTTATCATAGAAATGATGCCCTCTCCAGCCAGGTAGATATCAGAGGTAATGAACGCGATCAGGACTTCTACAACTACCAGTGGGGCTTTAGCCTGGGTGGCCCTATCGTCAAAGATAAAGTGCACTACTTTGTTACTTTTGACCGCCAGGATGCCGGCGAGCCCGTATTTATTGCAGATATTAATAATGAGAATGACGAAAGCCGTCTTGGTATTCGTCAGGATACCCTTCAGAAATTTATTAACATTGCTCGCCAGAAGTATGGCGTAGCTGATGAACAGCAGGTAGGCGAATTTTCTCGCAAAACAATAGCAAATACCATCTTTGCCCGTATTGACTGGCAGCTGAACAACAAGCATAAACTTACCCTTAGAAACAACTATACCAATTGGGAAAACCCTCTTAGTATTTTTGACAACGCTGATATTGAGTTAGCAGAATCGGTCGGTAGCTTTGAGTCTAATGAAAATAGTTTACTGCTCTCTTTACGCTCAAACCTTAAGCCTACACTCACCAATGAGCTTAAGCTACAGTACCAAAGAGCAGAGCGTGCTTTTGGGCCTAACCCTCAGCTTCCGTTCAGCAATATTCCTCGTGCTATTGTAAATGTTACTTCTCCTTTCCCGACTGAGGATAATCCGGACGCAACCCGTACTCGCGAAGTACAGATTGGTGGTCAACGTTATTCTCCCGAGACTAACCTTGAGCATCAATTTCAGTTAGTCAACACGACTTATCTACAAGCTGGTAAGTTCAACTTTACCTTCGGCACGGATAATATGATCACCTACCTGGAAACACTACTGTCTAACGAGCAGAATGGTCGTTTCTTCTTTTCCAGCCTGGAAGACTTTGATAATCTGAACCCTTTCCGTTATGCTCGTGAGGTACCTTTGCAGGGCTTACCCATAGTAAAGCAGACTGTACTGGATATGTCACTTTTTGGTCAGGTAGAGTATGACATCACACCCAACCTGAATGCAATGTTTGGTTTGCGCTACGATGTAACTGCCTTTCTGGATGATGCTGCTTACAACCCTACACTGGATAATGAACTGGGTATACGTACTGATAATAAAATTGTAGACTGGAACAACATACAACCTCGCTTTCAGGCAACCTGGGATGTACAGGGTAGCGGCAACAACTTTATCAAACTGGGTGGTGGTATCTTCTCAGCACAACCGCACTACTACGCGCAGGTAAATAACATACAGAACAGTGGGGTGCTACTGGGTGCAGTTGACGTTAGCGGCGATCAGGTACCTGAGCCAGACTTTGTAGGCTATCGCGAAAACCCCGATACTGCTCCGGGCATTCCAGAGGGCGCTGATGTTATATCTACCATCAATGCTGTAAGCGATGATTTTGAAGTACCTTCTACCTTTAAGGCTAACCTAAGTTATACGCACCTCTTCTCTGATCGCTTTAGCATGACTATCAACGGACTTATTAGCCATACCTGGAACAACTACGTATATCAGGAGCGCAATCTGGTTGACGAACCTTATTTCCGTATTGAAGAGGAGGCTAATCGCGGGGTGTACGTACCGGCATATACCATAGATGAAAGAGGCCGAAACAACTGGCTGGACTCTCGTAAGTCTACCAATTTGGGGCGTGTGCTGGAGCTTAACTCCGATGGCAAAATGGAACAGATGGCATTAGTTCTGGAACTAAACTATCGTATAGGTAAGGATGGGTCTTTGCAAACCAGCTACACCTGGAATCGTGCTAAAGACAACTCATCTTACAATTGTTGTGTAGCCAATACTTCTACCTTCTTACCCGTAAAAGACGACCCACGTGCTTTAAACTGGGGATTTGCAGACAGCCACTTTGATAACAAGCTGGTAGTTAACTTCCTAAGCCCCTCGTTCTACGGATTCTCTCTGGGGGCTACAGTAGTAGGTACTGGCGGTACGCGTTACTCATTTTTAGTATCGGGTAGCGGCAGTAGCTTAAACGGTGACTTCAACCTAAGGAATGATCTGGCCTATGTATACGATCCTAACGACCCTGCTACACCAGAAAATATTAGAGAAGGTATACTAAGCATACTCAATGACGAACAGATTTCTGAGTCTACCAAAGACTACCTCAAAGACAATTTTGGAAGGATAGCTGATCGTAATGCAGGAGTTAATCCATTCTTCGCTACTATGGACCTTCGCCTGATCAAGAAGGTAACTCTAGTAGACAATCACTCACTGGAGTTTACGGCCGATATGTTCAACTTCACAAACTTCCTGAACGAAAAGTGGGGAGCCAACAACGAACTAGGCAGCAGCCAGAATCTGCTTCAGATTCAGGGTTTTGACCAGACCACCCAAACTTACCAGTACGACGTGCAAAGTGGTGTAGGTACCAAACCTATTAATGGTACACCCTGGAGATTACAGCTGGGAGTACGCTACAGCTTCTAA